The proteins below come from a single Gordonia pseudamarae genomic window:
- a CDS encoding MDR family MFS transporter, translated as MSSPTAAAEASPTTAMTHREVLEAMTGLLAGLFTALLSSTIVATALPTIVGDLEGTQTQYAWVVTVALLANAASTPIWGKLSDLFNKKLLVQTALVVFVVGSAVAGVAHNMELLLVGRVIQGLGMGGLTALVVAIIGSIVAPRERGRYSGYMGAVMALAMAGGPVLGGVIADSPLGWRWCFYVCIPLAVIALVVLQRTLHLETQRKENVRIDWLGAALMTAGVSILLIWVSFAGKDDYYDWISTESALYVIGGVALLALTVFVESRVKDPIIPLKIVTERTTALAIIASIMVGLALFGAITFLGQYFQTARHYSPTEAGLLTIPLVAGMLTGTLVSGQMITRFGKWKPFIIGGSILLTGGLLLLGTIDHATNIVLISVYMFIMGLGTGSLLQNLVLAVQNTVSVEDIGAASSNVAFFRTFGGAIGVSVLGSVLATHVADLSKSGLAKLGVDTTRQSGGGSLDLDALPEPVAEVIRHAYGDATATIFLIGAACAAVAIVAILFIPNRPLRKTIDIETPAVAAEVVEVATEITGADTETDEQSRSTAG; from the coding sequence ATGAGTTCACCAACCGCAGCGGCGGAGGCATCGCCCACCACCGCCATGACGCACCGCGAGGTTCTGGAGGCCATGACCGGCCTGCTCGCGGGTCTGTTCACGGCCCTGCTGTCGTCGACGATCGTCGCCACAGCCCTGCCGACGATCGTCGGCGACCTCGAGGGCACACAGACCCAGTACGCCTGGGTCGTCACGGTGGCGTTGCTCGCCAACGCCGCGTCCACGCCCATCTGGGGCAAACTGTCGGATCTGTTCAACAAGAAGCTCCTGGTCCAAACCGCGCTGGTGGTCTTCGTGGTCGGCTCCGCAGTGGCCGGTGTCGCGCACAACATGGAACTGTTGCTCGTCGGCCGCGTCATCCAGGGCCTCGGCATGGGTGGTCTGACCGCGCTCGTGGTCGCCATCATCGGCTCCATCGTCGCGCCGCGCGAACGTGGCCGGTACTCGGGTTACATGGGTGCGGTGATGGCGCTGGCGATGGCCGGTGGACCCGTCCTCGGCGGCGTCATCGCCGACAGCCCGCTCGGCTGGCGCTGGTGCTTCTATGTCTGCATCCCGCTCGCGGTGATCGCCCTGGTCGTGCTGCAGCGCACGTTGCACCTGGAAACCCAGCGCAAGGAGAACGTCCGCATCGACTGGCTGGGTGCGGCCCTGATGACCGCCGGTGTCAGCATCCTGCTGATCTGGGTCTCGTTCGCCGGTAAGGACGACTACTACGACTGGATCTCCACCGAGAGCGCCCTGTACGTCATCGGCGGCGTGGCGCTGCTGGCGCTGACCGTCTTCGTCGAATCCAGGGTCAAGGACCCGATCATCCCGCTCAAGATCGTCACAGAGCGCACCACCGCCCTGGCGATCATCGCCTCGATCATGGTCGGCCTGGCACTGTTCGGTGCCATCACCTTCCTCGGGCAGTACTTCCAGACCGCCCGGCACTACAGCCCCACCGAGGCCGGTCTGCTGACCATCCCGCTGGTCGCCGGCATGCTCACCGGCACGCTCGTATCCGGTCAGATGATCACCCGGTTCGGTAAATGGAAGCCGTTCATCATCGGCGGATCCATCCTGCTGACCGGCGGGCTGCTCCTGCTGGGAACCATCGACCACGCGACGAACATCGTGCTGATCAGCGTCTACATGTTCATCATGGGTCTGGGAACCGGTTCGCTGTTGCAGAACCTGGTCCTGGCGGTGCAGAACACGGTGAGTGTCGAGGACATCGGCGCGGCCTCGTCCAACGTCGCGTTCTTCCGGACCTTCGGCGGTGCGATCGGTGTGTCGGTGCTCGGCTCGGTGCTCGCCACCCACGTCGCGGACCTGTCCAAGAGCGGGCTGGCCAAGCTGGGCGTGGACACCACCAGGCAGTCCGGCGGCGGCAGCCTCGACCTCGACGCGCTGCCCGAACCGGTGGCCGAGGTGATCCGGCACGCCTACGGCGACGCGACGGCGACGATCTTCCTGATCGGCGCGGCCTGTGCCGCGGTCGCGATCGTCGCGATCTTGTTCATCCCGAACAGGCCGTTGCGCAAGACCATCGACATCGAGACGCCGGCCGTCGCGGCCGAGGTGGTCGAGGTGGCCACGGAGATCACCGGTGCCGATACCGAAACCGACGAGCAGAGCCGCTCCACCGCCGGTTGA
- a CDS encoding MarR family winged helix-turn-helix transcriptional regulator produces MAPRRETVVELVDEMSLLIRAARAMVQHSSVRLDMPVPLLGVLWALYTHGALRQNQLAERLCISESALSRQIAALAADGLVERTRSEEDGRVSLVQISDVGRERMKVGLEHRVDDYAPKFAAWSDEQTREALDTVARLRRAIAAE; encoded by the coding sequence ATGGCGCCGCGACGTGAGACCGTCGTCGAACTCGTCGACGAGATGTCGTTGCTGATACGCGCGGCACGGGCGATGGTCCAGCATTCGAGCGTCCGCCTGGACATGCCCGTTCCGTTGCTGGGCGTGTTGTGGGCGCTGTACACCCACGGCGCGCTGAGGCAGAACCAACTCGCCGAGAGGCTGTGCATCAGCGAATCGGCGCTCAGCCGGCAGATCGCGGCACTGGCCGCCGACGGGCTCGTCGAACGGACCCGGAGCGAGGAGGACGGACGCGTGAGTCTGGTGCAGATCAGCGACGTCGGCCGCGAACGGATGAAGGTCGGACTCGAACATCGCGTCGACGACTACGCGCCCAAATTCGCGGCCTGGTCGGACGAGCAGACCAGAGAGGCGCTCGACACCGTCGCCCGGCTCCGGCGCGCGATCGCCGCCGAATGA
- a CDS encoding GntR family transcriptional regulator, producing the protein MSNHLIAQLAETRSGNTRANVLEELRRLILSGSVPPGTQIPPADVAYAFSISTIPVREALKTLIGEGLVDHRPHGGYNVSLLSVEELHEIYFVRGVLEEAALARAVEKMTEDHLTRARRYHEQLLTATKFRDRKSFHDVSRKFHRQLVLPCAMPRLLNMFESTWNLTEPFQVMRSVSEDIQHTLNDDHARTLDAVAAGDTDTVLSLARSHHARLADAIAMAEADLTLRPDHR; encoded by the coding sequence GTGTCCAACCACCTCATCGCCCAACTCGCCGAGACACGCTCGGGCAACACCCGCGCCAACGTGCTGGAGGAGCTGCGCCGCCTCATCCTGTCCGGGTCGGTGCCACCCGGCACCCAGATCCCCCCGGCGGACGTCGCATACGCGTTCTCCATCAGCACTATTCCGGTGCGCGAGGCACTCAAGACACTGATCGGCGAGGGTCTCGTCGATCATCGGCCGCACGGCGGCTACAACGTCAGCCTGCTGTCGGTGGAGGAACTGCACGAGATCTACTTCGTCCGTGGCGTGCTGGAGGAGGCCGCCCTCGCCCGCGCCGTGGAAAAGATGACCGAGGACCACCTGACCCGCGCCCGCAGGTATCACGAGCAATTGTTGACCGCGACGAAGTTCCGCGACCGCAAGTCGTTTCACGATGTCTCGCGCAAGTTCCACCGGCAACTCGTCTTGCCCTGCGCGATGCCGCGGCTACTCAACATGTTCGAGTCGACCTGGAATCTCACCGAGCCATTTCAGGTGATGCGATCGGTGTCCGAGGACATCCAGCACACCCTCAACGACGACCACGCCCGAACGCTCGACGCGGTCGCGGCCGGTGACACCGATACCGTGCTGTCCCTCGCGAGAAGCCATCATGCGCGTCTTGCCGATGCCATAGCCATGGCCGAAGCCGATCTCACGCTTCGACCGGATCATCGGTAA
- a CDS encoding NCS1 family nucleobase:cation symporter-1 — protein MTSTMDASEAAHSAAGESVIKLEYHQRLTNSDLAPLRKQSWTWYNFFAFWMSDIHSVGGYVFAGSLFALGIAAWQVLVALIIGIVAVNILCNLVAKPSQLAGVPYPVTTRVSFGVMGANIPAILRGLIAVAWYGIQTYLASVAFGLLALKFWPSLAKYDNVDDYGFLGLSLLGWGGFILMWVLQAVVFWNGMETIRKFIDFCGPAVYVVMVILAGYLIAKAGWSNVSLDLSVGPGKVGWDSVTATIGAIALVVSYFSGPMLNFGDFSRYGKTFGEVKKGNFWGLPVNFLFFSLLVVCTVSAAVTVIGKDESGAIITDPVHIVDRIDNTTAAVLGVLTFAIATIGINIVANFVSPAFDFSNVAPTKITWRTGGMIAAVGSVLITPWNLFNNPDAIHYTLDTLGAVIGPLFGILLVDFYIIKKQKVVVDDLFSMEPGATYAYRKGVNPVAVIATVVGLVPPLCVVIWGTAYAASFTWFIGAGVAGAVYWLGMRYAPDSFLYDTGVAPVVGEDAADGSADRTLF, from the coding sequence ATGACTTCCACGATGGACGCATCCGAGGCCGCGCACAGCGCCGCGGGCGAAAGCGTCATAAAGCTCGAGTATCACCAGCGATTGACCAACAGCGACCTCGCGCCGCTGCGTAAACAAAGCTGGACCTGGTACAACTTCTTCGCTTTCTGGATGTCCGATATTCACAGTGTCGGCGGTTATGTTTTCGCCGGCAGCCTATTCGCCCTCGGCATCGCGGCCTGGCAGGTGCTGGTAGCACTGATCATCGGCATCGTGGCCGTCAACATCCTGTGTAACCTGGTGGCCAAACCTTCCCAGCTGGCCGGGGTTCCCTACCCGGTGACCACCCGCGTGTCCTTCGGCGTGATGGGCGCCAATATTCCGGCGATTCTGCGCGGCTTGATCGCGGTGGCCTGGTACGGAATCCAGACATACCTGGCGTCGGTGGCATTCGGCCTGCTGGCCCTCAAGTTCTGGCCAAGTCTGGCGAAATACGACAACGTCGATGACTACGGGTTCCTCGGCCTGAGCCTCCTCGGGTGGGGTGGCTTCATTCTGATGTGGGTTCTACAGGCCGTCGTTTTCTGGAACGGCATGGAAACCATCCGCAAGTTCATCGACTTCTGCGGACCCGCCGTCTATGTCGTCATGGTGATCCTCGCCGGCTATCTCATCGCCAAGGCCGGATGGAGCAACGTATCGCTCGATCTGTCCGTCGGCCCGGGCAAGGTCGGCTGGGATTCGGTGACCGCGACTATCGGCGCGATAGCCCTTGTGGTGTCCTATTTTTCGGGTCCAATGCTCAACTTCGGAGACTTCTCCCGATATGGCAAGACATTCGGCGAGGTGAAGAAGGGCAACTTCTGGGGCCTTCCGGTCAACTTCCTGTTCTTCTCGCTGCTGGTGGTGTGCACCGTCTCCGCCGCGGTCACGGTCATCGGCAAGGACGAGAGCGGAGCGATCATCACCGACCCGGTGCACATCGTCGACCGCATCGACAACACCACCGCCGCGGTTCTGGGCGTGCTGACCTTTGCGATCGCCACCATCGGTATCAATATCGTCGCCAACTTCGTCTCCCCCGCCTTCGACTTCTCCAATGTCGCGCCCACCAAGATCACCTGGCGTACCGGCGGAATGATCGCTGCTGTGGGTTCGGTGCTGATCACCCCGTGGAATCTGTTCAACAATCCCGACGCCATCCACTACACCCTCGACACCCTCGGCGCGGTGATCGGCCCGCTGTTCGGCATCCTGCTGGTGGACTTCTACATCATCAAGAAGCAGAAGGTGGTGGTCGACGATCTGTTCAGCATGGAACCGGGAGCCACCTACGCCTACCGCAAGGGGGTGAACCCGGTCGCCGTGATCGCCACCGTCGTGGGCCTTGTTCCCCCACTGTGCGTGGTCATCTGGGGTACCGCCTACGCGGCGAGCTTCACCTGGTTCATCGGTGCCGGGGTGGCCGGAGCGGTCTACTGGCTGGGGATGCGTTACGCGCCGGACAGCTTCCTCTATGACACCGGCGTCGCGCCGGTGGTCGGCGAAGACGCAGCTGACGGGAGCGCAGACCGCACCCTGTTCTGA
- a CDS encoding aspartate/glutamate racemase family protein, whose amino-acid sequence MRIVVINPNTTASMTAGIDAAARSVARPDAEIVSVTSPMGPVSIESHYDEALAVPGVLAAVDANPGADGYLLACFGDPGLDAAREIAVAPVLGIAEAAMHLAAPLGRGFSIVTTLSRTVGRARDLVDHYGFTRSCRGVHACEIPVLDLDSNPDAADIITAACAETLLHDRSDAIVLGCAGMADLAARIGADIGAPVIDGVAAGVGMLSALASVGARTGTRGGEFAAPPAKRYTGLLEPFARGS is encoded by the coding sequence ATGCGAATCGTCGTCATCAACCCCAACACGACCGCGTCGATGACCGCCGGCATCGACGCCGCGGCCCGCTCGGTCGCCCGGCCCGACGCCGAGATCGTCAGCGTCACCTCACCGATGGGGCCGGTCTCGATCGAGAGCCACTACGACGAGGCGCTCGCGGTCCCCGGCGTGTTGGCAGCCGTCGACGCCAACCCCGGTGCCGACGGATATCTACTGGCGTGCTTCGGTGATCCGGGCCTCGACGCCGCGCGGGAGATCGCCGTGGCACCGGTGCTCGGGATCGCGGAGGCAGCGATGCATCTCGCCGCGCCGTTGGGCCGTGGATTCTCGATCGTGACGACGCTGTCACGGACGGTGGGCCGAGCCCGGGATCTGGTCGACCACTACGGATTCACCCGCAGCTGCCGAGGAGTCCATGCCTGCGAGATCCCGGTCCTCGATCTGGACTCCAACCCGGATGCGGCCGACATCATCACCGCGGCCTGCGCGGAGACGCTGCTGCACGACAGGTCCGATGCGATCGTGCTCGGTTGCGCGGGGATGGCAGACCTGGCCGCGCGGATCGGCGCCGACATCGGCGCGCCGGTGATCGACGGAGTGGCCGCCGGGGTGGGCATGCTGTCCGCACTTGCGTCGGTCGGCGCCCGGACCGGGACCCGGGGTGGAGAGTTCGCCGCCCCCCCGGCCAAACGGTATACCGGTCTGCTCGAACCGTTCGCTCGCGGCTCCTGA
- a CDS encoding hotdog fold domain-containing protein, with protein MSIAASAGSATYRLRRKLPDNIVGNAVFSLGMVARVPYFGTVLPYVSEMEPGRCVVTAPKWFGVHNHIGTFHAIAACNLAEVAMGMLMEATTPTTHRWIPKGMSASYLTKATTRLTATATLATPIDFATVTDGTDVVVSIEIRDTAGTEVVHCEITTWVTPA; from the coding sequence ATGTCGATCGCCGCATCAGCCGGAAGCGCCACCTACCGCCTACGCCGGAAGCTGCCCGACAACATCGTCGGAAACGCCGTCTTCTCGCTGGGCATGGTGGCTCGGGTGCCCTACTTCGGCACCGTCCTGCCGTACGTCTCGGAGATGGAACCCGGTCGCTGTGTGGTCACCGCACCGAAGTGGTTCGGGGTGCACAACCACATCGGCACGTTCCACGCCATCGCCGCGTGCAACCTCGCCGAGGTCGCGATGGGCATGCTGATGGAAGCGACCACCCCCACCACCCACCGCTGGATCCCCAAGGGCATGTCGGCCTCGTACCTGACCAAGGCCACGACCCGGCTCACCGCGACCGCCACCCTCGCCACCCCGATCGACTTCGCGACCGTCACCGACGGTACCGACGTGGTGGTATCCATCGAGATCCGCGACACCGCCGGCACCGAAGTGGTCCACTGCGAGATCACCACATGGGTGACTCCGGCCTGA
- the mftG gene encoding mycofactocin system GMC family oxidoreductase MftG encodes MVHDVVIVGAGSAGCVLAERLSRHPDRSVLLLERGPGWPGTEVTDLYHLPVGADAARLGRTVGYPVRPDGSTVVRGNGIGGSAAVNGAYFLRWHRDDFRSWEHTLADIDAAYRDVESAMSVSAFRDDELTDTTHAFEQWFGPVAGGRSSVDAGRGPAGREGIDSRWPRVGVNRVRSNSIRDACGGRRVTSAEAILRPALDRSNLTVRIGAEVTALERSGDRVTGVRCGAEVIGCGEVVLCAGTLGTASLLFGSGFAAGSLRIDEHREILVHYQPTTPAECPVPLLPSVAHTESGVEIRCYGGDFADYIDGVPRVGPAMGVAAMSPATSGELRWDGIGLTVDLGAAPDLPARLGPELDQVRDMLHSAAFRGLVVPSSVRVDPVVRTSQHAFGSLPMGERTDRFGVVEGARGLRVVDGSILPVGGRSGPHATITMLAGLIGASAR; translated from the coding sequence GTGGTTCACGACGTCGTCATCGTCGGTGCCGGCAGTGCGGGATGCGTACTGGCCGAGCGATTGTCCCGGCATCCCGACCGTTCGGTGCTGCTGCTTGAGCGCGGACCGGGGTGGCCCGGCACCGAGGTGACCGACCTGTACCATCTGCCCGTCGGTGCCGATGCCGCCCGGCTGGGGCGCACCGTCGGTTACCCGGTGAGGCCCGACGGGTCGACGGTGGTGCGCGGGAATGGTATCGGCGGTTCGGCCGCGGTCAATGGCGCCTACTTCCTGCGGTGGCATCGTGACGACTTCCGATCCTGGGAGCACACCCTCGCCGACATCGACGCCGCCTACCGTGACGTGGAGTCGGCGATGTCGGTGAGTGCCTTTCGCGATGACGAACTGACCGATACGACACACGCTTTCGAGCAGTGGTTCGGGCCGGTGGCCGGCGGCCGGTCGTCCGTCGATGCCGGGAGGGGTCCGGCCGGCCGGGAGGGTATCGATAGCCGGTGGCCGAGGGTCGGGGTGAACAGGGTTCGGTCCAACAGTATTCGTGACGCATGCGGCGGACGCCGGGTCACCTCGGCGGAGGCGATCCTGCGGCCGGCGCTGGATCGTTCGAATCTCACGGTGCGTATCGGGGCGGAGGTGACCGCACTCGAGCGGTCCGGTGATCGGGTGACCGGCGTGCGTTGCGGTGCGGAGGTGATCGGCTGCGGCGAGGTGGTGCTGTGCGCGGGCACGCTCGGCACGGCGTCGTTGCTGTTCGGCTCCGGGTTCGCGGCCGGATCCCTGCGCATCGACGAGCACCGGGAGATCCTGGTGCACTATCAGCCCACCACCCCGGCCGAGTGTCCGGTGCCGCTGCTGCCGTCGGTTGCGCACACCGAATCGGGTGTGGAAATCCGCTGCTACGGCGGTGATTTCGCTGACTACATCGACGGTGTGCCGCGCGTCGGTCCGGCGATGGGGGTGGCCGCGATGTCTCCGGCGACCTCAGGTGAACTGAGATGGGACGGCATCGGGCTGACTGTCGACCTGGGTGCGGCCCCAGACCTTCCCGCCCGGCTGGGGCCCGAACTCGACCAGGTACGGGACATGCTGCACTCCGCCGCTTTCCGTGGCCTCGTCGTGCCGAGTTCGGTGCGGGTCGATCCGGTGGTGCGCACCTCGCAACACGCGTTCGGCTCATTGCCCATGGGCGAGCGAACCGACCGGTTCGGCGTAGTCGAGGGTGCCCGCGGACTGCGCGTCGTCGACGGGTCGATTCTGCCCGTCGGCGGGCGCAGCGGTCCACACGCCACCATCACCATGCTGGCCGGGTTGATCGGGGCGAGCGCGCGGTGA
- the mftF gene encoding mycofactocin biosynthesis glycosyltransferase MftF (Members of this protein family, MftF, are glycosyltransferases, members of PF00535 (glycosyl transferase family 2). The encoding gene is found as part of the mycofactocin cassette, in Mycobacterium tuberculosis, many other Actinobacteria, and occasional members of other lineages. Mycofactocin itself, a putative redox carrier, is a heavily modified derivative of the C-terminal Val-Tyr dipeptide of the mycofactocin precursor MftA (TIGR03969).), with protein sequence MSVPDSRGRDDGVAAARTDLPDGFQVQVDLRCAQRGDLRYLVGGSPTRMLRLSEAALGMMSADGRIAVCDSATRTLCRRLLDAGIAHPRPMFGPSADQVTVVVPVRDNQEGIDRLIRTRGKARMIVVDDGSEPPITVHGDGVSVLRLDRNQGPAAARNAGAATATTDFVAFIDSDCVPAPDWLTMLLPHFSDPAVAITAPRIVGLNTRPGFFSLAARYENGYSSLDMGPAEAPVVPSTPMPYVPSAAIVLRRSAFPGFDESLRVAEDVDLCWRLHDAGWRLRYDPVARVAHEHRTGLRTVLDRRRFYGTGAAYLADRHERLAAPMVMSATMAAAVVALLTRTATGSAIALLLLGQMAVRLRRRLDGLPRAPLVAVQMTGRAAGFGLLQAGSAICRHYWPIALLPTLFSRRYRTLVVEVAIAEGLIDWVRRVISEPGVRPALGPVSYLVMRRLDDLAYGLGLWQGVITHRDAGALRPVLSK encoded by the coding sequence GTGAGTGTGCCGGACAGCCGCGGCCGGGATGACGGTGTCGCGGCCGCGCGGACCGACCTGCCGGACGGCTTTCAGGTTCAGGTCGACCTACGGTGCGCGCAGCGCGGCGATCTGCGCTATCTGGTCGGCGGGTCCCCGACACGGATGCTGCGCCTGTCCGAAGCGGCGCTGGGGATGATGTCGGCGGACGGACGTATCGCGGTGTGTGACAGCGCCACGCGCACGCTCTGCCGACGCCTGCTCGACGCCGGGATCGCCCATCCTCGGCCGATGTTCGGGCCGTCCGCAGACCAGGTGACCGTGGTGGTTCCGGTGCGCGACAACCAGGAGGGGATCGACCGGTTGATCCGGACCCGTGGCAAGGCCCGGATGATCGTTGTCGACGACGGTTCGGAGCCGCCGATCACCGTGCACGGCGACGGGGTGAGTGTGCTGCGGCTGGACCGCAATCAGGGTCCGGCCGCCGCCCGCAACGCCGGAGCGGCCACCGCGACAACTGATTTTGTGGCGTTCATTGATTCGGACTGTGTACCGGCCCCGGACTGGCTGACGATGCTGCTGCCGCATTTCTCCGACCCGGCGGTGGCGATCACCGCCCCCCGAATCGTCGGGCTGAACACGCGGCCCGGGTTCTTCTCGCTCGCCGCGCGCTATGAGAACGGCTACTCCTCGCTCGACATGGGGCCGGCCGAGGCGCCGGTGGTGCCGTCCACTCCGATGCCGTATGTGCCCAGCGCGGCGATAGTGTTGCGGCGCAGTGCCTTCCCCGGATTTGACGAGTCGTTGCGGGTGGCCGAGGATGTGGATTTGTGCTGGCGTCTGCACGACGCGGGCTGGCGGTTGCGCTACGATCCGGTGGCTCGGGTGGCCCACGAGCACCGCACCGGTCTGCGCACGGTGCTCGATCGCCGGCGCTTCTACGGCACCGGAGCCGCCTATCTGGCCGACCGGCACGAGAGGCTGGCCGCGCCGATGGTCATGTCGGCGACCATGGCCGCGGCCGTCGTCGCGTTGCTCACCCGCACCGCCACCGGCTCGGCCATCGCGCTGTTGCTGCTCGGACAAATGGCGGTCCGGTTGCGCCGACGGCTCGACGGGCTGCCCCGCGCTCCGCTGGTTGCCGTGCAGATGACCGGCAGGGCTGCGGGTTTCGGTCTGCTGCAGGCGGGTTCCGCGATCTGCCGGCATTACTGGCCGATAGCGCTGCTGCCCACGCTGTTCTCGCGCCGGTACCGCACGCTGGTGGTGGAGGTCGCGATTGCCGAGGGACTCATCGACTGGGTGCGGCGGGTCATCAGCGAACCGGGGGTGCGGCCTGCTCTGGGGCCGGTCAGCTACCTCGTCATGCGCCGGCTCGACGACCTGGCCTACGGGCTCGGGCTGTGGCAAGGGGTGATCACCCATCGCGACGCGGGCGCACTGCGGCCCGTGCTGAGCAAGTGA
- the mftE gene encoding mycofactocin biosynthesis peptidyl-dipeptidase MftE, translating into MTRGTGLGALCWPELDGSAVTLLVPLGAVEQHGPHLPLDTDIRIADAVARRAQPRLAGDRPDSELFIVAPGLPYGASGEHEGFPGTVSLGHEALRLVLVEYGRSACRWARRIVFVNGHGGNGRTLVDAVRLLRYEGREVAWFACGHPGGDAHAGDTETSVLLNLSPDDVRLSEAVAGNRAPIAELLSPMRSGGVAAVSANGVLGDPTTATADRGGTLLAGFADALVAAVGRWDVDERGLLRGGAAA; encoded by the coding sequence ATGACGCGTGGCACGGGACTCGGCGCACTCTGCTGGCCTGAGCTTGACGGTTCTGCCGTCACATTGCTCGTTCCACTCGGCGCCGTCGAACAGCACGGCCCCCACCTTCCGCTCGACACCGACATCCGGATCGCCGACGCCGTGGCCCGCCGTGCCCAGCCCCGGCTCGCCGGCGACCGACCCGATTCGGAGTTGTTCATCGTGGCTCCCGGTCTGCCGTACGGGGCCTCGGGCGAACACGAGGGCTTCCCGGGCACGGTCTCGCTCGGCCATGAGGCGCTGCGGCTGGTGCTCGTGGAGTACGGGCGCAGCGCGTGCCGGTGGGCGCGTCGGATCGTGTTCGTCAACGGACACGGCGGCAACGGCCGGACCCTCGTCGATGCGGTGCGGCTGCTGCGCTACGAGGGGCGTGAGGTGGCCTGGTTCGCCTGTGGCCATCCCGGTGGCGATGCGCATGCCGGTGATACCGAAACTTCTGTGCTGCTCAACCTTTCACCCGACGACGTGCGCCTTTCGGAGGCTGTCGCCGGTAACCGCGCACCGATCGCGGAGTTGCTGTCGCCGATGCGATCCGGCGGGGTGGCCGCCGTCAGCGCCAACGGCGTACTCGGCGACCCCACCACCGCCACGGCCGACCGCGGCGGCACGCTGCTCGCGGGGTTCGCCGACGCCCTGGTGGCGGCCGTCGGCCGCTGGGACGTCGACGAGCGCGGGCTGCTGCGGGGCGGAGCCGCCGCGTGA